The genomic interval TTTGCGGATTTTTATGTAATTTGGAAAGGGCATTCGGAAATGATTTAAGCGTTGAGTTAGGGGAGGATGGCGCCGGGTTTCACAGTGGTCGAGCCATTGCTTGTATTGTCATAGCAATATGCTTATCTGCGAGTATAAGTGCATACCACGGCAGACTGTTAGTAGCAATTCCAGCAACGGCATAAAATAGTGGAGTAACTCCTTAATTAACTCATTTCAGAATTGCCTTTTCTTTTTTACAGTTTATTGTTGTTTGATTCGCATGGAAAACGGAGATGTTAAAATATTGAAGAAGAAGCCGATTTATCCGGTCAGTTCAGAATTGAGAAAGTACCTTCGCTTGTATCAGAGAGATGCTAAACTGCCGGTAGGTTATTATGATCTGCTTAATTATTACGAATCATTCCCGATTTCTGATAAAAATGGAAAAGACACACTTTGGGAAAGTCCCCTTTATCCTTCACACGAAATAGACAGACTGCACAACGGCCTGAAAAAAGCTTATGCCATATTGAAAGCTTCGGGAAATCTTCGCATTGTAGAGCACAAATATATTGAGCGAATTGATTATTGCAAATTTGGCAACTCCAATCCGTTTCGTATCAAAATTGTAAACCGGCTGAATGATATTTACGATTATTTTTATGTCAAGAAAGCCGATGCTTCAAGGATTTATGGATTGGAACTCGAAGAGATTTTTTCTCCCAATCAGGTAAATTATCTGGTAGATGGAGATACCCTGATCGAAGAGCACATTGCAGGGATTCCGGGTGATGTATTTGCACAAACCAGGCTTGGACATACAGATTATAACCCGATACGTATAGCCAAAGAGTTCGTTAAATTTAATGAACGCTGTATGATCACACTTTTAGGAGACATGCGATCCTATAATTTTGTTATGCAGATCACCCCTGATTTTGATGATTTCCAGTTTCGACTGAGAGCTATTGATTTCGACCAGCAGTTTTACGAAGGAAACCTGAAAGTATATATGCCGCAATTTTTTAAGGAAAATCTGCCTTACGTTGAGTTAGCCATGGAATATCTGACGGATAAAACGGTGCTGCAATATCAGCAGGAAGAACAGTCATCCATCATGTATCAGGCAAGAAGTGAGAGATACCGTTTAAAGGAACTTCGTGATGTGTCAAAAAAAGATAAAATTTCTACTTCCGAAAATATACACCAGCTCAGTTCGGGCCTGGCAAAACATTACCACGATGCAACGTATGATCATTGCGAAAGTATGACCGATATTATTGAACTGAATATTAAAAATGTGATACGGCAGGTGAATGCGTAAGGAGAATGATGTTTTAGTTTTGTCAATAATTATAACTTATGCCTACCTTTACGAAACTATTCAGCTGATACCAGCTGTTAAGCAATTTCAAATTAACCAAAATCGGAAGGCATTCAACCTTCGCAGATTCCGAATATGAGTAAACACGGAAGAATATTAGTCGCCATGAGTGGCGGCATCGACAGCTCTCTCGCAGCTGTAATGTTGCACGAACAAGGTTATGAAGTCATTGGTATGACTATGAAAACCTGGGATTATGCAAGCAGCGGAGGCTCCAAAAAAGAAACAGGCTGCTGCTCACTTGACTCTATCAATGACGCCAGAAGCATTGCCGTTGAACTCGGTTTTCCCCATTATATTCTGGATATCCGCGCTGAATTCGGAGATTATGTAATTGATCATTTTACGGGTGAATATCTGGAAGGCCGTACACCAAATCCATGTGTTTTATGCAATACGCACATCAAATGGGATGCACTTTTAAAACGTGCTGATCGTCTGGACTGTGAGTCCATTGCAACGGGACATTATGCAAATATGCAGTTTAATGATGGCCGTTATTACGTTTCAAAAGGAATTGACAGCTGGAAAGACCAGAGTTATGTACTTTGGGGCGTTTCGCAGGAAAGTCTGAGCCGGACCAAACTTCCATTGGGCTATTTACATAAAACAGAAATCCGTGAAATGGCGCGTGAGCGTGGTTTTATTGATCTGGTCAATAAAGCAGAAAGTTATGAAATTTGTTTTGTGCCCGATAACGATTACCGTGGCTTTTTGAAAAGGCGTATTCCCGGACTGGAAGCGGAAGTAGCTGGTGGGAATTTTGTGTATGAAGACGGAACAATTGTTGGAAAACATGAAGGTTATCCGTTTTATACAGTTGGCCAGCGTAAAGGCTTGGGCATTGCTTTGGGACGGCCTGTTTTTGTTACTGAGGTACGAAAAGATACCAATGAAGTAGTCTTGGGCGATTTGCCTGATCTTTTCCGTGATGGAATGGTGGTTGGCAAATTGAACTGGCAAAAATATGAAGGCCTTACAAAACCATTGGAGACAGTAACAAAAGTACGTTACAAACATGACGGAACACCTGCACTGTTGTTACCTGATGAACCGGGAAAAATAAAAGTACATTTTCATGATGGCGTAAATGGCATTGCTCCCGGACAGGCTGCTGTTTTTTACGAAGGGGACGATGTAGTAGGAGGTGGCTGGATTATGAAGAATTTCCGGCAATAAATCCACAAATAAAATGATGGAAGGGTTGAAGTCCATTTTTAATCTTCAGCCCTTTCATCATTTTATGAATTTAGTTAATGATTATCTTTTTTATTTCTTCCGCTCCGCTGTTGCTGAATATTTTCATTAAATATATTCCACTTTCCAAGGCAGCAGTTTCTATTGAAGCTTTTTGCTTATTCCCGATATCCACTTTCAATACAGGAGTTCCGGCTAAATTAATCAGTTCAATTTTTGAAACCGGGTAAGGCGATTGTATATTTATTTCAGCATTCAAAACCGGATTAGGATAGATTGATACCAATCCGTCTCTTTCTATTAGTGCTGCTGATATCCTGCTATAAGCAAATGTCAAGTCGGTATCAATCATTTTTAAGCGATAATACCAGATAATTCCCGGGCTTGCTGACTTATCTAAAAAAGAATAAGAATTTCCGGCTTGATCTTTACTTTTAAATTCTGCCAGATATTGAAAATCTTCTGTTGGGTTAGAGCTACGTTCTAGTTCGAAATGATCAAACTCCTTTTCTTCGGCAGTTTTCCATTGAATCAGGATATTTTTCTTTTCAAACACTTCGGTTTTAAAAGAAACCAGTTTAACCGGAAGAGGCGAGGAAATAATATTCCAGGTTACGGAATTGGTACTATTATGGGAATCACTATGATTGTCTATTTTGAGAAGATCCGATATGTCATCGACTGTTGCTGTTAAAACATGAGCTCCCGAAGATATAGCATTTTGATTTATGGCAACAAACTCACTATTTTCTTCAATAACAACATTATCAAGCTTCCATTGTATTTTCAAAGTATTTGGTATTGGCTTGATCAAACGTGTGAATTTAAAATTCAAATATTGGCTGCCCGAATTTTGAACCGGAGCATCGGAAGCCGGGGTATATTCGATGACAGGGGATGCACGAACATGAATTGCTTCAATAATTGCTTGTGTACAGACACTGCAATAAGCCGGTCCTAGAAATTCCATTTTGCAGTTGGTGGATGGCTTGTACCATATTGCAGGGTTTCCACTATCGCCATATTTATTAATTCCTACACCGTTAATACCTATCCAATTTTTCCATTTAATCAAAAGAGGGTTTGACTGCTGCGTCATATTTGGTTTTTCGGAGAAATATTGGTCACCAGCATAATATTCGTCAGCCAGGCCAGCAAAAGAATGGCCAAGTTCATGTGCTGCTAATTCGCCCGATAAAATATGGTTGGTAATTGTTGCAAAAGGCCCGCCTGATCCTCCGTAATATGGTGTGTTTGATAATACGACAAAATGGTCATACTCAGGAAAATTATCAATAAGGATACTGTTTAAATTTCCATATTTTGTTGGGGTAACTAATCTGTGAATTCCCGCTATGTCAAATGAGCAGCCAAGCTCACTATCAATAGCGGAAATGGGAACTCCACTCGTAGCACAGTCAGTTGCTGTTTGAGGATGTGTTATACCTGACTGAGCTGAGACAATTTTTATCGCATAAATATTAAAATAATTGCGGTAATTCGACCAGGGCGCCTGATTAAAAAGGTAATTTACAAAGTTGTTTATATCAGTTGTCATCTGGCCTTGCTCTGCACTGGTATAGCCATCTCCAAGAATAACCAAATCAATTAAATCATCTTTATCGCCATTGTTTTGAATCGTTTCAACCGTGTAAATTTGAGCGGAAGCACGAATACACAAAAAAATAACACATATTATAAATAGTATCAGTTTTTTCATAATATTTAAAAGTTAGGGAGAGAACGAGATATTACTAAATGATTAGGCTATAGATTTAAAAGTCGATCAGGCTTATTTTTTTCGTTATAGACTTATTTAAACTTTCACTAATAGCAATTTTTGAAAAACTAGATTTGGATTGAACCCTAACAAAAAAGGACTCTTCTTTCAATGATATTGATTTGGACAATAATTTTTTATTGTCATCCGCAGTGAATTCAACTTGCCTGTATAATGGGTGTTCTATAATTGTTGTGCTCACTAAATTGTCATTGTCATCAAGTAAATCTATTGTCAGGTAATTGGTATATTGAGCAGGTTGAATTTCGTTGATAATATTAATTTTTCCGTTTACTTTCTTCTTACTGATAAGTTCAATAACACTATTTTCAGAATCGGATATTTTAGAGATTTTGAAGTTTAAAAACACAAGCAGACTAACGGGTTCTGCCCCTGGTTTAACAAAACCAGCGCCAGGTTTTTTACTTGCTGAACAGGATATCAGTAAAAGTAAAATACATATATACAGTCTGGACATTTTACTTGTTAAGAAGAGATAATTAACTGGTTTATAAAGGCTAACGTGATGTTGTATGAAACAAAAAAAGACATCCTTTAATATTATAACAATACTATCTTAATTATAGCCAATAAAAAAACCCGTGATTAGTAAGTTTTTACTAATCACGGGTTTTTTTATTAAACGGTATCTAAACAGGTTTTACAACCCGCTGTCTCACTGCTTCATACAATACAATAGAGCTTGCAATAGATACATTCAGAGATTCTACTTGTCCGATTAAAGGGATTTTTGCACCGCTATCTGCCAGCTGAAGAAACTCTTTAGAAATACCATCTTCCTCCGAACCCATTATAATCACTGTTGGAATAGCGAAATCAATATCGTAAAGTGATTTATCCGTTTTTTCTGTACAGGCTACAATCTGCAATCCGCTGTTTCTCAGGTAAAGTAGTGTTTCATACAAATTAGGTTCACGGCAAACCGGCAGAAAATTTAATGCACCTGATGACGTTTTCATTGCATCCGCATTGATTTGTGCGCCACCTTTCATAGGTACAATTAATGCCTGAACACCCGCGCATTCTGCTGTACGGGCAATTGCACCAAAATTCCTGACATCCGTTATACGGTCCAGCAATAGTAATAATGGTACTTTTCCATCTTCATAAACCTGCGTTAGCACATTGTGCAGTGGCATATACTGAATCGGAGACACAAAGGCAACAACGCCCTGATGGTTTTTCCGGGTTACACGGTTCAGTTTTTCAACTGGTACACGCTGGTACGGAACTCCGAGTTCCTTGGCTAATTTTTCAATTTCAGAAAGACCTAACTCTCTTTGAATGAATAATCGTTCGATCTCTTTTCCTGAACGAAGGGTTTCAAGTACAGACTGTGTACCAAAAACCATATCGGCCTGGGACTGTCTTGGGGCGGGTTTTCTTACCGTATAGTTCCGTTTCTCCATGCTTCTACTACTGGATACCATATTGGCTGATATTCGGCGTACCGGACCAGCTCATAATGATCATCCACAAATTGATTGTTTCTTCGATTAAATGTAAAATTGACATTCTGGGCATTACCGCGCTGATCGTATGTCCAAACTTCGCGGTCTTTGCTGCGCTGCACTTTATCAGGTGGGCCTAACACTATGTAGATCATTCCCTTATCTGTTTTCCATCCTTCTTTATAAGTTGTAAACAGTTGGTTGGCTTCTTCGACTCTGCCATAAAATGAACGGATGGACTGTTGTGCCAGTGGTGCGTTTCCGTTCATTAACGTTAACCAGTATTTGTCAAGCGCTTTTTTATAGTTTTCTGCCTTTTTTATTTCATTTACTTCATTGTTGGTGCTCATATAAAGCAATGGGCCCAGCAATATTTCCGGATTTGTAATTTTAGGATAGCGTTCATTGACTACCAGCAAACCCATACCTTCCGACTGCGTTGTATCGGAGAAAATATTATACAAACCTTCTTTTTCAAACCGCAGGTTTTCGTTGGTATTTATGGTAAACGAACTGTCAATGTCTAACGATTTTGATACAGTTTTAGGTGCAGTATTCATCGGTGAACCAGCTGCTTCAAAACTGTGCGCATAATAATACACATGCAATTTATCGTTTCCTTCGGTAAGACGTTTAACAATAAATGGCTCGGTAGAATTGATATAATGTCTTTGTAAAGGCTCTGGGCTTGCGGCAGTGTAAATTCCGTATACTTCGCTGGTAGACTGCTTTTTGAAACGGATCGTTAAATCATTCAGTACCTTCTTTAAAGTTCCTGTCTGGCTGATTTCACTTAATAGAACGCCGTAATCTTTGTTCGGGCTTTTTACCTGAAAACTGATCACAATCTTATTTCCTACTCTGCTGACATTAGATGCGTCCAGTTTTACATTTCCATATCCCTGTCTGTCACGCGTTCCATAATCAGAATAGATGACATAATTCAGATTATAAATTTTGGAAAAATCTTCGGCAGTAATCGGGTTTTTTCCTCTGTAAGCATCTACGTACAGGTAAACATTTACCTGCGATGTGTCTTTTATCAGATATTTACTTTGTATGGAAACCAGTGAAGGTTCTTCGGCAACTGATGCAGATTGCTGCGACTGCTGATTAGATGGATACACCTTGGCTTCGGGTATTGACTTAGGTGTGTTATTGGAGGAAGCACATCCTGCAATAACCAGTGCTGACAGTAAAGAAAGGTATATTCGTAATGTCGTTTTCATATACATGTTTTCATCATTTGTCAAATAACGAATGAACGGGCAAAATTACCCAATAAAAACGGAAGAAAATTATTATTCTGATTTCTTACTCTCCCGATTAGCATTTTTTATCTGATTTCCGATAGCGTCCCACTGCTCATCCGACACTTCTTTAAGAAAATTAAACTGTCCGGCCGCCAGTACTTCACCGCCATCCAGAGTGATCACTTCGCCCGTCATATATGCTGAAAAATCTGAGATCAGATAAGCCGCAAGGTTCGTTAATTCCTGATGATCACCAACGCGTTGTAACGGAATTCGATTTTCAAAAGAAAACTTTTTAGCCAGTTCTTCTGGAAAAAGTCTGTCCCAGGCACCTTTTGTAGGGAATGGGCCGGGTGCAATGGCATTCAATCTGATACCATGGTCCGCCCATTCAAATGCAAGAGATTTCGTCATTGCTAACACTCCGGCTTTGGCCATGGCAGACGGAACAACCCATCCCGAACCTGTCCATGCATATGTTGTGGAAATATTAAGGACATTTCCTTTAATTTTATTTTCTATCCAGTACTTGCCAAGAGCCAGTGTAAAATAATATGTGCCTCGTAAAACGATGTCAACAACTGTATCCACTGCTTTATACGATAATCTTTCAGTAGGACTGATGAAATTGCCAGCCGAATTATTGACCAGCCCGTTTACAGAGCCAAATTTTTCAACGGCCCTGGCAATTACATTTTCAATCTGGTCTGTTTTTCTGACATCACACGCAATTGCCAGCACTTTTCCACCAGTTTCTTCTTCCAGTTCTTTTGCAGTATTTTCCAGTACTTCAAGCCTGCGGCTGCAAATCACAACATTAGCACCTAATTTTAGAAAGTAGGTAGCCATTGATTTGCCCAAACCGGTTCCACCGCCCGTAATAATGATTGTTTTAGTATCCAAAGCTCCGTCACGAAGCATTCCTTCACTGTATTGCATATGATGTTCTCGATTTGTTGTAAAAGGTTACTGTAAAAGTATAGGTTGAAAATGTGAACGGTCGAGAGGTTAAGGTAAGAATTCAATAACCCTTTAACCCTTTAACCCTTTACCCATTAACCTCATTTCTAGTTTCGAAAGAAGGCTTCTTTTTTTTGCAATTGGGCTTGAAATGCTTCATTTAAATCTTCCGAAAGCAGCATGGCCGCGTTCCATGTGGCCATGTAATTCAACCCGTCTGCAATGGAATGATCTCGGCTATAATTTAATATATGTTTGGTCCCACGGATTGAAATGGGAGATTTTGCAGCAATTGTAGCCGCTATTTCAAAAACAGATTTCATTAAATTTTCACGATGATCGAAACACTGATTAACCAATCCAATTTTCTCAGCTTCTGTTCCTGATACATTTCTTCCTGTAAATGCCAGTTCACGCATAATTCCTTCAGGAATCAGTCGTGGTAAACGCTGCAAAGTTCCCAGGTCTGCCACCATTCCCATATCTATTTCCTTAATCGTGAAAAAAGCATCTTCACTTGCATAACGCATATCGCAAGCACTGATCAGGTCAACACCAGCACCTATGCAGCCACCTGAAATTGCAGCTAATACGGGTTTACTACAATTTTCAACAGACGAAACACTGGCTTGCAAATTCAGGATTAATTTACGAAGGTTCTCCCGTTTACGCGCTTCATCCCGCTCTTCCGAATTGGTTACACTAAACAATAAAGTAAGATCAATACCCGAGCAAAAATGTTTTCCTTCGCCACTTAAAACAACAACCCTGATTTCTTCATTGGAATCAATCTCTTCAAAAACAGAACGTATTTCTTTCCATCCCAGATCATTTATCGCATTGGCTTTCTCTGGTCTGTTAAATTTTACATGCGCTATATTTTTCTCAATTGTAAAAAGCAGGGTTTCTTGTTGTTCCATGATCTTTGATGATCTGTTTCCTGAAATAAGTCTTAGTGAACATCCTTATTGTTATGCATGCATAACAATAACAAAGATATGATTTTGTCTTTATTAATTTTGAGTTAAAAAAGAAACGTTTCTTGGAAACACCAGCGCCGTAACGAAAATGAAGCTACCGCTAAGAAAAAGGAGGTCGTAATATTAGATTTGATTTTATAAAACTATTGCTGAGCAAGCAGATACAAAACGGCCATTCTTACCGCCACGCCGTTTTCTACCTGGTTCAGGATGATGGAATGTTTGGAATCAGCTGCATCAGAGGTTAATTCTACTCCGCGGTTGATAGGGCCTGGGTGCATCAGGATAATTTCTTTATTCAGATCATCCAGCATTTCTTTGTTAATCCCGAAATAAAGCGAATATTCACGAAGGGAGGGAAAATATTTAATCTGCTGTCTTTCAAGCTGTATACGCAATACATTTGCTACGTCGCACCATTGTAATGCTTCTTTTACATTGTGCCCGATCTTTACTCCCAGTTCCCCCAAATGTTTAGGTATTAGTGTAGCAGGGCCACACACCATTACTTCGGCGCCAAGTTTTTGCAGGCAAAAGATATTAGATAAAGCGACTCTTGAATGGGTAATATCTCCAATAATTGCAATTTTTTTACCGGTTAAATCACCCAGCTTTTCACGCATTGAAAATGCGTCGAGCAAAGCCTGCGTCGGGTGTTCGTGTGTGCCGTCGCCGGCATTGACCACATTGGCAGGAATGCGGGTAGAAAGATAATGCGGAGCACCTGGACTGCTATGGCGCATCACGATCATATCTACCTTCATGGCCAAGATATTATTGACTGTATCCAATAGTGTTTCCCCTTTTGTAACTGAACTCCCGGAAGCGGAAAAATTAACTACATCAGCAGAAAGGCGCTTTTCAGCAAGTTCAAAAGAAAGCCTGGTACGGGTAGAATTTTCGAAAAAAACATTGGCAATAGTGATGTCCCGCAGGGAAGGTACTTTCTTGATAGGACGGTTAATAACTTCCTTAAATTGAGTTGCCGTATCTAAAATTGTGTGGATATCATTCTCGTTCAGGTTTTTAATTCCAAGTAAGTGCCGGACCGAAAGTTTTGTCATTGCGAATGTTCAAGAAGTTTGGCAAAGATAGTAAGGATGGGGCAATGAGAAAACAGAAATGGTATTTTCTTAGGAAATTCAATTTTGGGAACCTGAAAAACTTGTATGGTTTTAAATCCGGATTCTTCCCATTTTCTTCGTATTGTCATTAAATATAATCACTTACGTATCTTTGGACTTTTATCAATATAAAAATCACAGGGAATCTGGATTTTGGTTTAACTTTATAAACCGGACTTTGGAAATTGTAGTAAGATGAATAAATCAGGATTAATAGTTTATACCAAAGAGCTTTTGGATGAACGTATGCAGGTGGCTTGGGCAGCCATGGAAGCAGCTCAGGAATCGGCAAATGACCAAAGTAAAAGTTCGATGGGTGATAAATATGAAACTTCGCGTTCTATGGGCCAGCTGGACCGCAGTATGCATGCGAGGCAATATGAACAGATCAGACAGGAAAGGTTTTTACTTGACAGGATCACTGGCAACGAGTCGTCTGGAAGAAGCGCAATTGGTTCATTGCTGGAAACAACGGCGGGCTGGTTTTTTATTTCGGTCAGCCTTGGGGTTATAAAATTTGAGGATGAAACTGTTATAGTGGTTTCATCCTCATCACCGGTTGGAATTTCTTTGTTAGGAAAGGAAAAGGGAAGCGTTTTTCGTTTTCAGAATAAAGATCAAAAGATACTTTCAGTCAGTTAACTCATTAACGGTTAAGCCATATTGTGATAAACGCGCTGAACATCATCGTCATCTTCAATTTTCTCAATTAGCTTTTCTACCTCTGCGATTTCTTCTTCGGATAATTTTTTGGTATCACCTGGAATACGCTCGAAATCTGCTTCTACGATTTCGAAGCCGTTTTCTTCCAGGTAATGCTGTAGCGTACCGAATGCAGTAAATTCACCATATATATTGATCTGATTCGTTTCTTCGTCTAAAAATACTTCTTCGCCGCCGAAATCGATCAGTTCAAATTCCAGTTCTTCAACGTCCTTAGAACCATCATTTTTGACTTTGAAAATACATTTTCTGTCAAATATAAAATCAAGCATACCCATTGTTCCCAGACTTCCACCCAGTTTATTGAAATAGCTTCGGACATTGGCAACAGTACGCGTTGGGTTGTCTGTTGTACTTTCTACCAGGATAGCAACACCATGCGGGCCATAACCTTCGTATACCATCTCCTTGTAGTCTTCCTGGTCTTTCGACGTGGCGCGTTTGATCGCCCGCTCGACCGTTTCTTTCGGCATGTTGGCTGCTCTTGCATTTTGGAGCAATACGCGAAGCCTTGCATTGGTGTTAGGATCTGCCGTTCCGCCTTTTACAGCCAGAACAATATCTTTACCTATTCTGGTAAAAGTTTTAGCCATTTTGTCCCAGCGCTTAAACATGCGCGCTTTTCTATATTCATAGGCTCTTCCCATTTTTACTAACAGATTATATGTTTTTGTTTTGGATATTTTAGCCTGATTAACGTATTCTGAATTGTTATCCAGTTTGCGTTATTGATCAGCTATTCTTAATTATGTTGCAAATTTATAAAAGTGGATTAGAATCAAACACATAAATCGGAACCTTTCAAGGTCAATTTTTTAAAAATGGAGTTAAAATTAGAGTGGGAGCTTAAAAAGTTCGCTGAACTTTCCAATGAAGTGCTATATCAGTTATTACGTTTGCGAAGCGAAGTTTTTGTAGTCGAGCAAGGTTGTAATTTTATGGATATGGACAATAAAGACCAGAAATGTGATCATTTACTTGGTTGGAAAGATGGCATATTGCTGGCTTATTCCCGGATTGTACCAACAGGGGTTTCTTACGCTTACCCATCTATTGGCAGAATTGTGGTTTCAGGGAAAGGCCGTGGAACAGGTTTGGGAGTCGAATTACTGAATGTTTCAATTGATATACTTGAAAAAATTTATGGGAAAACAAGTATCCGGATTGGTGCACAGCTTTATTTGAAAAAGTTTTACGGATCATTCGGTTTTGTACAGACCGGTGACATTTACCTGGAAGACGGTATTGAACACATAGAAATGACACGGATTGAAGCTTTTCCTGATTCATTCTGCTAGATGCTACTTGTGTAGAAGCTTTTCCCTTTATTGGCGAAATAGTAAACACTAACAGGATGTATAAAGGGGTACGATTTGTTATTCACAGGATTCTACCATTAATTCTTAACATTTTATTTACATTAAGCCGATAAAACTCTCAATTCAGTTGCTCAATAGGAATAAGTTTAATACTTTGGCACAGAATTTTAGTTATTAGTATTCAGTCAAGCAAAATGTTGTCGCGATCTGACGCCCTGTCAGAATTCCTTCAATGTTTTTGACGAACACTGATAGAGGAGGGTTTACGTGGAATGGCTTACTGTAATGCGGTAAGCCATTTTTTTGTGCTTTACAAATTGTTTTGGTTGGTAAAATGGTGTTCATTTGTAAAATTTTTCCGAATACCAGAGTTTCTACATGACAAAAGTTACCGATTTTATTAGTCGCTCAGAGGGTAAAACATTATTTTCTATTGAAATTATTCCGCCGGTTAAAGGTCAGAACATCAATGAGTTATTTAACTCGATTGAGCCTTTGATGGAATTTAAGCCACCTTTTGTTGATGTTACGTATCATCGGGAAGAACTCATTGACAGGGTTAATCCTAATGGTGTAATTGAAAGAATTCCGGTTCGTAAAAGACCCGGGACAGTGGGAATATGTGCAAGGCTGATGGAACGGTTCCATGTTGACGCGGTACCTCATGTCATTTGCGGAGGATTTACTAAGGATGAAACAGAGGATGTCCTGTTTGATCTTCATTATTTGGGTATTGATAACGTGCTCGTTTTACGCGGAGATCCTGAAAAATCGGCTGGTATTTTTAAAGCAAAAAATGGCGGGCATACTTACGCTTCCGAACTGGTAACGCAGGTTAGTAATATGAACAAAGGGATTTTGTTAAATGCTGAAACAGAAACACATCCCACAGATTTTTGTATCGGTGTAGCCGGATATCCTGAAAAACATATTGATGCGACCAACTTCGATACTGACTATGAGCATCTGCGTAAAAAGGTAGAACTAGGAGCCAATTATATAGTGACCCAAATGTTCTTCGATAATCAGAAATATTTCACATTTGTTGAAAGATGCCGTGCAGAAGGCATTACCGTACCGATTATTCCGGGGTTAAAACCTTTGGCGACAAAAAAACAGCTTACAATTCTTGCTGATATATTCCACCTTGAATTTCCGGAAGATTTAAAAAAAGAAGCATTATCACGCGCCACTGACAAAGAAGTACGTCAGGTAGGAATAGAATGGGGAGTTCAGCAATGTAAAGAATTGCTGGCCTACGGAGTTCCGGTTTTACATTTTTACACCATGGGCAAATCAGATAATGTCGGGCAAATCGCAAAAGAGATTTTTTGATAAAACTTTTTGAAA from Dyadobacter sp. NIV53 carries:
- the mnmA gene encoding tRNA 2-thiouridine(34) synthase MnmA, with product MSKHGRILVAMSGGIDSSLAAVMLHEQGYEVIGMTMKTWDYASSGGSKKETGCCSLDSINDARSIAVELGFPHYILDIRAEFGDYVIDHFTGEYLEGRTPNPCVLCNTHIKWDALLKRADRLDCESIATGHYANMQFNDGRYYVSKGIDSWKDQSYVLWGVSQESLSRTKLPLGYLHKTEIREMARERGFIDLVNKAESYEICFVPDNDYRGFLKRRIPGLEAEVAGGNFVYEDGTIVGKHEGYPFYTVGQRKGLGIALGRPVFVTEVRKDTNEVVLGDLPDLFRDGMVVGKLNWQKYEGLTKPLETVTKVRYKHDGTPALLLPDEPGKIKVHFHDGVNGIAPGQAAVFYEGDDVVGGGWIMKNFRQ
- a CDS encoding M64 family metallopeptidase, encoding MKKLILFIICVIFLCIRASAQIYTVETIQNNGDKDDLIDLVILGDGYTSAEQGQMTTDINNFVNYLFNQAPWSNYRNYFNIYAIKIVSAQSGITHPQTATDCATSGVPISAIDSELGCSFDIAGIHRLVTPTKYGNLNSILIDNFPEYDHFVVLSNTPYYGGSGGPFATITNHILSGELAAHELGHSFAGLADEYYAGDQYFSEKPNMTQQSNPLLIKWKNWIGINGVGINKYGDSGNPAIWYKPSTNCKMEFLGPAYCSVCTQAIIEAIHVRASPVIEYTPASDAPVQNSGSQYLNFKFTRLIKPIPNTLKIQWKLDNVVIEENSEFVAINQNAISSGAHVLTATVDDISDLLKIDNHSDSHNSTNSVTWNIISSPLPVKLVSFKTEVFEKKNILIQWKTAEEKEFDHFELERSSNPTEDFQYLAEFKSKDQAGNSYSFLDKSASPGIIWYYRLKMIDTDLTFAYSRISAALIERDGLVSIYPNPVLNAEINIQSPYPVSKIELINLAGTPVLKVDIGNKQKASIETAALESGIYLMKIFSNSGAEEIKKIIIN
- the rlmB gene encoding 23S rRNA (guanosine(2251)-2'-O)-methyltransferase RlmB translates to MEKRNYTVRKPAPRQSQADMVFGTQSVLETLRSGKEIERLFIQRELGLSEIEKLAKELGVPYQRVPVEKLNRVTRKNHQGVVAFVSPIQYMPLHNVLTQVYEDGKVPLLLLLDRITDVRNFGAIARTAECAGVQALIVPMKGGAQINADAMKTSSGALNFLPVCREPNLYETLLYLRNSGLQIVACTEKTDKSLYDIDFAIPTVIIMGSEEDGISKEFLQLADSGAKIPLIGQVESLNVSIASSIVLYEAVRQRVVKPV
- a CDS encoding GWxTD domain-containing protein, whose translation is MKTTLRIYLSLLSALVIAGCASSNNTPKSIPEAKVYPSNQQSQQSASVAEEPSLVSIQSKYLIKDTSQVNVYLYVDAYRGKNPITAEDFSKIYNLNYVIYSDYGTRDRQGYGNVKLDASNVSRVGNKIVISFQVKSPNKDYGVLLSEISQTGTLKKVLNDLTIRFKKQSTSEVYGIYTAASPEPLQRHYINSTEPFIVKRLTEGNDKLHVYYYAHSFEAAGSPMNTAPKTVSKSLDIDSSFTINTNENLRFEKEGLYNIFSDTTQSEGMGLLVVNERYPKITNPEILLGPLLYMSTNNEVNEIKKAENYKKALDKYWLTLMNGNAPLAQQSIRSFYGRVEEANQLFTTYKEGWKTDKGMIYIVLGPPDKVQRSKDREVWTYDQRGNAQNVNFTFNRRNNQFVDDHYELVRYAEYQPIWYPVVEAWRNGTIR
- a CDS encoding SDR family oxidoreductase gives rise to the protein MQYSEGMLRDGALDTKTIIITGGGTGLGKSMATYFLKLGANVVICSRRLEVLENTAKELEEETGGKVLAIACDVRKTDQIENVIARAVEKFGSVNGLVNNSAGNFISPTERLSYKAVDTVVDIVLRGTYYFTLALGKYWIENKIKGNVLNISTTYAWTGSGWVVPSAMAKAGVLAMTKSLAFEWADHGIRLNAIAPGPFPTKGAWDRLFPEELAKKFSFENRIPLQRVGDHQELTNLAAYLISDFSAYMTGEVITLDGGEVLAAGQFNFLKEVSDEQWDAIGNQIKNANRESKKSE
- a CDS encoding crotonase/enoyl-CoA hydratase family protein, which translates into the protein MEQQETLLFTIEKNIAHVKFNRPEKANAINDLGWKEIRSVFEEIDSNEEIRVVVLSGEGKHFCSGIDLTLLFSVTNSEERDEARKRENLRKLILNLQASVSSVENCSKPVLAAISGGCIGAGVDLISACDMRYASEDAFFTIKEIDMGMVADLGTLQRLPRLIPEGIMRELAFTGRNVSGTEAEKIGLVNQCFDHRENLMKSVFEIAATIAAKSPISIRGTKHILNYSRDHSIADGLNYMATWNAAMLLSEDLNEAFQAQLQKKEAFFRN